The following are from one region of the Paenibacillus bovis genome:
- a CDS encoding pyroglutamyl-peptidase I, which produces MMKILVSGFEPFGGHTINPTEYLLEVIADHNWSDLTLELRTLLLPVHYDECVELLIQAVEEFQPDAVIACGLAEGRTAVSLERIAVNIKSVEPSASYADNRNARPQDVPIHEGGPDGLFATLPIRRITERLVENGIPAEISNTAGTFICNNTMYGILDYVQQQRPGVLAGFVHFPASTEMALHKPSLPSLPISLMSRALQLIIRTTVEQLQTDSASV; this is translated from the coding sequence ATGATGAAAATACTGGTATCCGGCTTTGAGCCATTTGGTGGACATACGATTAATCCGACAGAATATCTGCTGGAAGTGATTGCCGATCATAACTGGTCCGATTTGACACTGGAGCTGCGCACGCTGCTGCTGCCGGTACATTATGACGAGTGTGTCGAGCTGCTGATTCAGGCGGTGGAGGAGTTCCAGCCAGATGCCGTGATCGCCTGCGGACTGGCAGAAGGACGAACCGCGGTTAGTCTGGAGCGGATCGCCGTTAATATCAAAAGTGTAGAGCCGAGTGCCAGCTATGCGGATAATCGCAATGCCCGGCCGCAGGATGTACCGATACATGAAGGTGGACCCGATGGATTATTCGCGACCCTGCCGATCCGACGGATTACCGAGCGTCTCGTGGAGAATGGCATACCTGCCGAGATTTCCAACACAGCCGGCACCTTTATTTGCAACAATACCATGTATGGGATTCTCGATTATGTGCAGCAGCAGCGTCCGGGGGTACTGGCCGGCTTTGTTCATTTCCCGGCGTCGACCGAGATGGCGCTGCACAAGCCATCGCTGCCATCTTTGCCGATCAGTCTGATGTCACGTGCTCTGCAGCTGATTATCCGAACTACAGTGGAGCAGCTGCAGACAGATTCCGCTTCGGTATAG
- a CDS encoding glutathione peroxidase, producing the protein MSVYDYSAATIDKQEKSLADYQGKVLLIVNTASGCGLTPQYEGLQKLYDTYKDSGFEVLGFPCNQFMGQEPGTEEEIKDFCQVNYSVSFPLFSKVDVKGDNAHPLYRHLVEAAPEPSRTGDIEWNFAKFLVDGSGNVVKQYPSRLDPAEIEADIQKVLAGESIS; encoded by the coding sequence ATGTCGGTATATGATTATTCTGCTGCAACGATCGATAAGCAAGAAAAGTCTCTGGCGGATTACCAGGGCAAGGTACTGCTGATTGTGAATACAGCCAGCGGCTGTGGTCTGACTCCCCAGTACGAAGGATTGCAAAAGTTGTACGATACGTACAAGGATTCCGGGTTTGAAGTACTGGGCTTCCCATGCAACCAGTTTATGGGACAGGAACCGGGTACCGAAGAGGAAATCAAGGATTTCTGCCAGGTCAATTACAGCGTCAGCTTCCCATTATTCTCCAAAGTAGATGTCAAAGGTGACAACGCGCATCCATTGTACCGTCATCTCGTAGAAGCTGCACCCGAACCATCCCGTACCGGCGATATCGAGTGGAACTTTGCCAAATTCCTGGTGGATGGAAGCGGCAATGTCGTGAAGCAATACCCATCTCGCCTCGACCCTGCCGAAATCGAAGCCGATATTCAAAAAGTACTGGCTGGCGAATCCATTTCCTGA
- a CDS encoding rhodanese-like domain-containing protein encodes MALTFTDMVTQARNNVPGVTSQEAREKINSNPNTLVIDVQDAADAGACGLIPSGVNISLGMLPIRADLGVPAELRDERLSDRNRPVLVTCGAGGQAALGAYALKLMGFTDVAYIDGGTAAWKQAGFDVEEA; translated from the coding sequence ATGGCATTAACATTTACAGATATGGTTACACAAGCTCGCAACAACGTTCCGGGTGTAACTTCCCAGGAAGCACGCGAGAAAATCAACAGCAATCCGAACACCCTCGTTATTGACGTACAGGATGCGGCAGATGCCGGTGCCTGCGGTCTGATCCCGAGCGGCGTAAATATTTCCCTGGGCATGCTGCCGATCCGTGCAGATCTGGGTGTACCTGCTGAGCTGCGCGATGAGCGTCTGAGCGATCGCAACCGTCCGGTTCTCGTAACCTGCGGTGCAGGCGGCCAAGCCGCACTGGGCGCGTATGCACTGAAGCTGATGGGCTTCACCGATGTAGCTTACATCGATGGCGGTACAGCAGCATGGAAACAAGCCGGCTTTGATGTAGAAGAAGCGTAA
- a CDS encoding aldo/keto reductase, producing MTQSTTIPAAIQDKVQLHNGVSMPWLGLGVFKVEEGEALVQAIRSAVKHGYRSIDTAAIYANESSVGQAIKEVIEEGLVTRDELFITSKVWNADLGYEETLAAYEASLDKLGLKQLDLYLIHWPVAGKYKEAWRALETLYKQGRVRAIGVSNFQIHHLEDLMQDAEIKPVINQVELHPKLTQIELQQFCALHGIQLESWSPLMQGQLLDHPVLQNIAGAHGRSIAQIILRWNLQRGIVTIPKSITESRIIENGTIFDFSLSAQEMEQISAINENVRVGPDPDHIDF from the coding sequence ATGACACAATCTACAACAATACCTGCTGCTATTCAGGACAAGGTACAGCTTCATAACGGGGTATCCATGCCATGGCTGGGCCTCGGCGTATTCAAGGTGGAGGAGGGCGAAGCGCTCGTACAGGCTATTCGTTCGGCAGTGAAGCATGGCTACCGGAGTATCGATACGGCTGCTATTTATGCAAATGAAAGCAGTGTCGGACAGGCGATCAAGGAAGTGATCGAGGAAGGTCTTGTCACCCGTGACGAGCTGTTCATCACCTCCAAAGTATGGAATGCGGATCTCGGATACGAAGAGACGCTGGCCGCTTATGAAGCAAGCTTGGACAAACTGGGACTCAAGCAGCTGGATCTGTATCTGATCCACTGGCCGGTCGCAGGCAAATACAAGGAAGCCTGGCGTGCGCTGGAGACACTGTACAAGCAGGGACGTGTACGTGCAATCGGCGTCAGCAATTTCCAGATTCATCATCTGGAGGACCTGATGCAGGATGCAGAGATCAAGCCGGTGATCAATCAGGTGGAGCTGCATCCCAAGCTGACCCAGATAGAGCTGCAGCAGTTCTGCGCCTTGCATGGCATCCAGCTGGAATCCTGGTCGCCGCTGATGCAGGGGCAATTGCTGGATCATCCGGTACTGCAGAATATTGCTGGTGCTCACGGCAGATCGATCGCCCAGATTATTCTGCGCTGGAATCTGCAGCGAGGTATTGTGACGATTCCCAAGTCGATCACGGAATCGCGGATTATCGAGAACGGCACGATCTTCGACTTTTCCCTGTCCGCGCAGGAGATGGAGCAGATCAGCGCAATAAACGAGAATGTACGCGTAGGTCCGGACCCGGATCATATTGATTTCTAA